A portion of the Lolium rigidum isolate FL_2022 chromosome 1, APGP_CSIRO_Lrig_0.1, whole genome shotgun sequence genome contains these proteins:
- the LOC124684934 gene encoding ferredoxin--NADP reductase, leaf isozyme 1, chloroplastic-like: MAAVTAAAVSLRSATTASTPSSTPHSHCSFPSAARTTARRGLVIRAQAVSTDAAPVKAKKESKKQDEGVVTNKFRPKEPYVGKCLLNTKITADDAPGETWHMVFGHEGEVPYKEGQSIGIVADGEDKNGKPHKLRLYSIASSALGDFGDSKTVSLCVKRLVYTNDQGEVVKGVCSNFLCDLKPGADVNITGPVGKEMLMPKDPNATIIMLATGTGIAPFRSFLWKMFFEKYEDYEFKGLAWLFLGVPTSSSLLYKEEFGKMKAKAPENFRVDYAISREETNALGEKMYIQTRMAEYKDELWELLKKDNTYVYMCGLKGMEKGIDEIMIPLAAKEGIDWLDYRKQLKKSEQWNVEVY; this comes from the exons ATGGCCGCCGTCACGGCTGCGGCCGTCTCCCTTcgctccgccaccaccgcctccacccCGTCAAGCACCCCACACTCCCACTGCAGCTTCCCCTCCGCCGCAAGAACCACCGCCCGCCGCGGCCTAGTCATCCGGGCGCAGGCCGTCTCCACGGACGCCGCACCGGTGAAAGCCAAGAAGGAGTCGAAGAAGCAGGACGAAGGGGTGGTGACGAACAAGTTCCGGCCCAAGGAGCCGTACGTGGGCAAGTGCCTGCTCAACACCAAGATCACCGCCGACGACGCGCCCGGGGAGACGTGGCACATGGTGTTCGGCCACGAGGGGGAGGTGCCCTACAAGGAAGGCCAGTCCATCGGGATCGTCGCCGACGGGGAGGACAAGAACGGCAAGCCGCACAAGCTCAGGCTCTACTCCATCGCCAGCAGCGCGCTCGGCGACTTCGGGGACTCCAAGACC GTTTCGCTGTGCGTCAAGCGGCTGGTTTACACAAACGACCAGGGGGAGGTCGTCAAGGGAGTCTGCTCCAATTTCCTGT GCGACCTCAAGCCTGGCGCTGATGTCAACATAACAGGACCAGTAGGCAAGGAAATGCTCATGCCTAAGGACCCCAATGCCACTATTATCATG CTTGCGACAGGGACTGGTATCGCTCCGTTCCGGTCATTCTTGTGGAAGATGTTCTTTGAAAAGTATGAAGACTACGAG TTCAAAGGCCTAGCATGGCTCTTCTTGGGAGTTCCAACGAGCAGCTCTCTGCTCTACAAGGAG GAGTTTGGAAAGATGAAGGCCAAGGCGCCAGAGAACTTCCGGGTGGACTATGCCATCAGCAGAGAGGAGACCAATGCGCTAGGAGAGAAGATGTACATTCAGACGAGGATGGCCGAGTACAAGGATGAGTTGTGGGAGCTCCTGAAGAAGGACAACACCTATGTCTACATGTGTGGGTTGAAAGGCATGGAGAAGGGTATCGACGAAATTATGATCCCATTGGCTGCTAAAGAGG GAATCGATTGGTTGGATTACAGGAAGCAACTGAAGAAGTCGGAGCAATGGAATGTCGAAGTCTACTGA
- the LOC124684935 gene encoding WAT1-related protein At3g30340-like translates to MATGGFLPVVVMVALNVAAAVMVLLVKVAMDGGLDPLVLVTLQQLIAALFLGPIAFFRERKSRPKMTMEIFLYLFASAALGAALRQYMNFVALRYTTATFVTAFSNLAPVLTFLLAAVTRSETLNLRTGTGRAKLAGTLVSLAGAMVLTFYKGVALTNTHLHHSASAAATPSSSPLSAAESSRRWTLGTVAILGNCVCLACWYLLHGRLAKKYPYVYSCNAFMSTFSFLQVAAIGLCAKRSLAAWLITSKFQILTILYAGIVACGVSFVLLTWCIEKRGPVFVSAFIPVVQIIVCVLDFTVLHESLYLGSVLGSVFVIGGLYLLLWGKRQEALQQRPKVSEHDREQQQQQQVQLQP, encoded by the exons ATGGCGACCGGTGGGTTCTTgccggtggtggtgatggtggcgctcAACGTGGCGGCGGCGGTCATGGTGTTGCTCGTCAAGGTGGCCATGGACGGCGGCCTCGACCCGCTCGTGCTCGTCACCCTCCAGCAGCTCATCGCCGCGCTCTTCCTCGGCCCCATCGCCTTCTTCAGGGAGCGCAAGTCCAGGCCCAAGATGACCATGGAGATCTTCCTATACCTCTTCGCCAGCGCCGCGCTCGG GGCGGCGCTGCGGCAGTACATGAACTTCGTGGCGCTGCGGTACACCACGGCGACCTTCGTCACCGCCTTCTCCAACCTGGCGCCAGTGCTcaccttcctcctcgccgccgtcacCCGCTCCGAGACGCTCAACCTCCGGACTGGGACGGGCCGCGCCAAGCTCGCAGGCACGCTCGTCTCGCTCGCCGGCGCCATGGTGCTCACCTTCTACAAGGGCGTGGCCCTCACCAACACCCACCTCCATCACTCAGCCTCTGCTGCTGCTACTCCTTCGTCGTCGCCATTATCGGCCGCCGAGTCCAGCAGGCGGTGGACGCTGGGAACGGTGGCGATCCTCGGAAACTGCGTCTGCCTCGCCTGCTGGTACCTCCTTCATGGTCGGCTCGCCAAGAAGTACCCCTACGTCTACTCCTGCAACGCCTTCATGTCCACCTTCAGCTTCCTCCAGGTCGCCGCCATCGGCCTCTGCGCCAAGCGTAGCCTCGCCGCATGGCTCATCACCTCCAAGTTCCAGATCCTCACCATCCTCTACGCC GGGATTGTGGCGTGCGGCGTCTCCTTCGTGCTGCTGACCTGGTGCATCGAGAAGCGTGGCCCGGTGTTCGTCTCCGCATTCATCCCTGTGGTGCAGATTATCGTCTGCGTCCTCGACTTCACCGTCTTACACGAATCGCTCTACCTTGGAAG TGTGCTGGGATCTGTGTTTGTGATAGGTGGGCTGTACCTACTGCTGTGGGGCAAGAGGCAGGAGGCCTTGCAGCAGCGTCCAAAAGTTTCTGAACATGACagagaacagcagcagcagcagcaagtgcAATTGCAGCCCTGA